The Dermochelys coriacea isolate rDerCor1 chromosome 7, rDerCor1.pri.v4, whole genome shotgun sequence genome window below encodes:
- the SNX15 gene encoding sorting nexin-15 isoform X1 has translation MACRVKDEYQRHYTVTEPRSHPKGYTEYKVTAKFVSKTKPEDVKEITVWKRYSDFKKLHGDLSYIHRNLFRRMEEFPAFPKAQVFGRFEPEVIEERRKAAEAMLRFTVHIPALNNSPQLKEFFRGGEVKRPLEACDLRILPPPLIPVPQEGTDAGDDARRSVAELGLQSMEPEGEPEPHRREQAEPQSPVPRGAVGVSGEEHNRRDEGEETGDPALAAKSEEDLDLLFASVGEEEKESRSPLRCPLSDQDLALFDPFIKEEQCSASLSQGATLAMGSELLPGQDIELAADALWDLQISQPAEQETIQELDPGGYLAVATEEITLALKREAAKDYAGALCGYRNGVDILLKGVQGDPDPARREAVKKKTAEYLHRAEELVQLHLTHLQP, from the exons ATGGCCTGCAGGGTGAAAGATGAGTACCAGCGGCATTACACGGTCACGGAGCCGAGGAGCCACCCCAAGGGCTACACCGAGTATAAAGTGACAGCCAAG TTTGTTTCCAAGACGAAACCGGAGGATGTCAAGGAG ATCACGGTCTGGAAACGGTACAGTGACTTCAAGAAGCTGCATGGGGACCTGTCCTACATCCACCGCAACCTCTTCCGGCGCATGGAGGAGTTCCCCGCCTTCCCCAAAGCCCAGGTCTTTG GCCGCTTTGAGCCCGAGGTGATCGAGGAGCGCAGGAAAGCAGCTGAGGCCATGCTGAGGTTCACGGTGCATATTCCTGCGCTGAACAACAGCCCCCAGCTCAAGGAGTTCTTCAGG GGAGGAGAGGTAAAGAGGCCCCTGGAGGCCTGTGACCTACGCATCCTGCCACCCCCTCTGATCCCAGTGCCACAGGAGGGCACAGATGCGGGGGATGATGCTCGgagatctgtggcagagctgggactgcaaAGCATGGAGCCTGAGGGGGAGCCAGAGCCACACCGAAGGGAGCAGGCGGAACCACAGAGCCCAGTACcccggggagctgtgggggtatCAGGGGAGGAGCATAACAGGAGAGACGAAGGAGAGGAGA CAGGGGACCCTGCACTGGCTGCTAAATCAGAAGAGGATCTGGACCTGCTCTTTGCCtcggtgggggaagaggagaaagagagcaggTCGCCTCTCCGCTGCCCCCTGTCTGACCAGGACCTGGCCCTCTTTGACCCCTTCATCAAGGAAG AGCAATGCTCAGCCAGCCTTTCCCAGGGGGCCACGTTGGCCATGGGATCAGAGCTGCTCCCCGGCCAGGACATTGAGCTGGCGGCTGATGCCCTGTGGGATCTGCAGATCTCTCAGCCTGCAGAGCAGGAGACAATACAGGAACTGGACCCCGGAGGgtacctggcagtggccactgaggAGATCACGCTGGCCTTGAAGCGAGAAGCAGCCAAAGACTACGCAGGGGCTCTCTGTGGCTACCGCAATGGGGTGGACATCCTGCTGAAGGGGGTGCAAG gagACCCCGATCCTGCCCGCCGGGAAGCGGTGAAAAAGAAGACAGCTGAGTATCTACATCGGGCTGAAGAGCTGGTCCAGCTGCATCtgacccatctccagccatga
- the SNX15 gene encoding sorting nexin-15 isoform X2 yields MACRVKDEYQRHYTVTEPRSHPKGYTEYKVTAKFVSKTKPEDVKEITVWKRYSDFKKLHGDLSYIHRNLFRRMEEFPAFPKAQVFGRFEPEVIEERRKAAEAMLRFTVHIPALNNSPQLKEFFRGGEVKRPLEACDLRILPPPLIPVPQEGTDAGDDARRSVAELGLQSMEPEGEPEPHRREQAEPQSPVPRGAVGVSGEEHNRRDEGEEMGDPALAAKSEEDLDLLFASVGEEEKESRSPLRCPLSDQDLALFDPFIKEEQCSASLSQGATLAMGSELLPGQDIELAADALWDLQISQPAEQETIQELDPGGYLAVATEEITLALKREAAKDYAGALCGYRNGVDILLKGVQGDPDPARREAVKKKTAEYLHRAEELVQLHLTHLQP; encoded by the exons ATGGCCTGCAGGGTGAAAGATGAGTACCAGCGGCATTACACGGTCACGGAGCCGAGGAGCCACCCCAAGGGCTACACCGAGTATAAAGTGACAGCCAAG TTTGTTTCCAAGACGAAACCGGAGGATGTCAAGGAG ATCACGGTCTGGAAACGGTACAGTGACTTCAAGAAGCTGCATGGGGACCTGTCCTACATCCACCGCAACCTCTTCCGGCGCATGGAGGAGTTCCCCGCCTTCCCCAAAGCCCAGGTCTTTG GCCGCTTTGAGCCCGAGGTGATCGAGGAGCGCAGGAAAGCAGCTGAGGCCATGCTGAGGTTCACGGTGCATATTCCTGCGCTGAACAACAGCCCCCAGCTCAAGGAGTTCTTCAGG GGAGGAGAGGTAAAGAGGCCCCTGGAGGCCTGTGACCTACGCATCCTGCCACCCCCTCTGATCCCAGTGCCACAGGAGGGCACAGATGCGGGGGATGATGCTCGgagatctgtggcagagctgggactgcaaAGCATGGAGCCTGAGGGGGAGCCAGAGCCACACCGAAGGGAGCAGGCGGAACCACAGAGCCCAGTACcccggggagctgtgggggtatCAGGGGAGGAGCATAACAGGAGAGACGAAGGAGAGGAGATGG GGGACCCTGCACTGGCTGCTAAATCAGAAGAGGATCTGGACCTGCTCTTTGCCtcggtgggggaagaggagaaagagagcaggTCGCCTCTCCGCTGCCCCCTGTCTGACCAGGACCTGGCCCTCTTTGACCCCTTCATCAAGGAAG AGCAATGCTCAGCCAGCCTTTCCCAGGGGGCCACGTTGGCCATGGGATCAGAGCTGCTCCCCGGCCAGGACATTGAGCTGGCGGCTGATGCCCTGTGGGATCTGCAGATCTCTCAGCCTGCAGAGCAGGAGACAATACAGGAACTGGACCCCGGAGGgtacctggcagtggccactgaggAGATCACGCTGGCCTTGAAGCGAGAAGCAGCCAAAGACTACGCAGGGGCTCTCTGTGGCTACCGCAATGGGGTGGACATCCTGCTGAAGGGGGTGCAAG gagACCCCGATCCTGCCCGCCGGGAAGCGGTGAAAAAGAAGACAGCTGAGTATCTACATCGGGCTGAAGAGCTGGTCCAGCTGCATCtgacccatctccagccatga
- the SNX15 gene encoding sorting nexin-15 isoform X3: MEEFPAFPKAQVFGRFEPEVIEERRKAAEAMLRFTVHIPALNNSPQLKEFFRGGEVKRPLEACDLRILPPPLIPVPQEGTDAGDDARRSVAELGLQSMEPEGEPEPHRREQAEPQSPVPRGAVGVSGEEHNRRDEGEETGDPALAAKSEEDLDLLFASVGEEEKESRSPLRCPLSDQDLALFDPFIKEEQCSASLSQGATLAMGSELLPGQDIELAADALWDLQISQPAEQETIQELDPGGYLAVATEEITLALKREAAKDYAGALCGYRNGVDILLKGVQGDPDPARREAVKKKTAEYLHRAEELVQLHLTHLQP; this comes from the exons ATGGAGGAGTTCCCCGCCTTCCCCAAAGCCCAGGTCTTTG GCCGCTTTGAGCCCGAGGTGATCGAGGAGCGCAGGAAAGCAGCTGAGGCCATGCTGAGGTTCACGGTGCATATTCCTGCGCTGAACAACAGCCCCCAGCTCAAGGAGTTCTTCAGG GGAGGAGAGGTAAAGAGGCCCCTGGAGGCCTGTGACCTACGCATCCTGCCACCCCCTCTGATCCCAGTGCCACAGGAGGGCACAGATGCGGGGGATGATGCTCGgagatctgtggcagagctgggactgcaaAGCATGGAGCCTGAGGGGGAGCCAGAGCCACACCGAAGGGAGCAGGCGGAACCACAGAGCCCAGTACcccggggagctgtgggggtatCAGGGGAGGAGCATAACAGGAGAGACGAAGGAGAGGAGA CAGGGGACCCTGCACTGGCTGCTAAATCAGAAGAGGATCTGGACCTGCTCTTTGCCtcggtgggggaagaggagaaagagagcaggTCGCCTCTCCGCTGCCCCCTGTCTGACCAGGACCTGGCCCTCTTTGACCCCTTCATCAAGGAAG AGCAATGCTCAGCCAGCCTTTCCCAGGGGGCCACGTTGGCCATGGGATCAGAGCTGCTCCCCGGCCAGGACATTGAGCTGGCGGCTGATGCCCTGTGGGATCTGCAGATCTCTCAGCCTGCAGAGCAGGAGACAATACAGGAACTGGACCCCGGAGGgtacctggcagtggccactgaggAGATCACGCTGGCCTTGAAGCGAGAAGCAGCCAAAGACTACGCAGGGGCTCTCTGTGGCTACCGCAATGGGGTGGACATCCTGCTGAAGGGGGTGCAAG gagACCCCGATCCTGCCCGCCGGGAAGCGGTGAAAAAGAAGACAGCTGAGTATCTACATCGGGCTGAAGAGCTGGTCCAGCTGCATCtgacccatctccagccatga
- the ARL2 gene encoding ADP-ribosylation factor-like protein 2, with the protein MRPMGISAVVIGGDGTQWALVLGKQVPGGAEEASGGLVMGLLTILKKMRQKERELRLLMLGLDNAGKTTILKKFNGEDIDTISPTLGFNIKTLEHRGFKLNIWDVGGQTSLRSYWRNYFESTDGLIWVVDSADQQRLQVCKQELQSLLVEERLAGATLLIFANKQDLPGALSSNAIREALELDSIKSHHWCIQACSAFTGENLLTGIDWLLDDISSRIFTAD; encoded by the exons ATGCGCCCAATGGGGATCAGCGCCGTGGTGATTGGCGGCGACGGGACCCAATGGGCGCTGGTCCTTGGGAAGCAGGTGCCGGGCGGGGCGGAAGAGGCGTCTGGAGGGCTGGTGATGGGGCTGCTGACTATTCTGAAGAAGATGCGACAGAAGGAGCGGGAGCTGCGGCTCCTTATGCT TGGCCTGGACAACGCTGGTAAAACCACCATCCTGAAGAAGTTCAATGGGGAGGATATCGACACCATCTCGCCCACACTGGGCTTCAACATCAAAACCCTGGAGCACCGGGG GTTCAAGCTGAACATCTGGGATGTGGGCGGACAGACATCCCTGCGCTCCTACTGGCGCAACTACTTTGAGAGCACTGATGGTCTCATCTGGGTGGTGGACAGCGCTGACCAGCAGCGCCTGCAAGTCTGCAAGCAGGAGTTGCAGAGCCTCCTGGTGGAAGAG CGCCTGGCTGGAGCCACCTTGCTCATCTTCGCCAACAAACAGGACCTGCCAGGAGCACTGTCCTCCAATGCCATCCGTGAG GCCTTGGAACTAGACAGCATCAAAAGCCACCACTGGTGCATCCAGGCCTGCAGTGCCTTCACTGGGGAGAACCTGCTGACGGGGATCGACTGGCTCCTGGACGATATTTCCAGCCGGATCTTCACCGCAGACTGA